The Candidatus Eisenbacteria bacterium genome includes a region encoding these proteins:
- a CDS encoding UDP-glucose/GDP-mannose dehydrogenase family protein: MKVSVFGLGYVGCVTSACLAKIGHQVIGVDVNPYKVDCINSMRSPILETGLEEMIRKMVQTRRLSATLDWKDAARRSNVSLVCVGTPTSENGLINLSAVRRVVRSIGSAIAHKNSFHVVILRSTMLPGTSREVISILEQSSRKKHGKGFGFVFNPEFLREGAAISDFLKPEVTVVGNEDGKSLKVVEQLYKPLDAPIVSISIEAAEMLKYVNNAYHALKICFANEIGNICVKEGLDSHEVMRIFCMDKKLNISSWYLKPGFAYGGSCLPKDLRAIVHRSKEHRLKSPLLESIIESNEMQIQLAMSLIEKTKKKKVGILGLSFKAETDDMRESPIVKVLEVLVGKGYRVLVHDKNIDLKKLLGANRKFLEKEVPYLPSIMCSTMEEVVKRSDVIVLANENPDFKKVVELIDKNQILIDLVRMLREDQVTRGKYFGLT; encoded by the coding sequence CCCAATACTTGAGACCGGGCTTGAGGAAATGATCAGGAAAATGGTGCAGACGCGGAGGCTCAGCGCGACACTTGACTGGAAGGACGCGGCGAGGAGGTCGAATGTTTCTCTTGTCTGCGTTGGAACACCCACAAGTGAGAACGGGCTGATCAACCTTTCTGCGGTCAGGAGGGTGGTCCGTTCGATAGGGAGCGCCATTGCCCACAAGAATTCCTTTCATGTCGTCATCCTGAGAAGCACAATGCTCCCGGGAACCTCGAGAGAAGTAATCTCCATTCTCGAACAGAGCTCGAGGAAGAAACACGGGAAAGGTTTTGGATTTGTATTCAACCCTGAATTCTTGAGAGAGGGGGCCGCGATAAGCGACTTTCTGAAACCGGAAGTCACCGTGGTGGGAAATGAGGACGGGAAGAGTCTCAAGGTGGTCGAGCAGCTCTACAAGCCGCTGGATGCGCCGATTGTGAGCATTTCCATTGAGGCGGCTGAGATGCTCAAGTACGTCAACAATGCTTACCATGCTTTGAAAATCTGTTTCGCGAACGAGATCGGAAACATCTGTGTTAAGGAAGGACTAGACAGCCACGAGGTTATGAGGATTTTCTGCATGGACAAAAAACTCAACATTTCCTCTTGGTACCTCAAGCCGGGGTTTGCCTACGGCGGCTCGTGCCTTCCGAAGGACCTGAGGGCAATTGTCCACAGATCCAAGGAACACCGGCTCAAATCGCCGCTTTTGGAATCAATCATAGAGAGCAACGAAATGCAGATACAGCTTGCCATGTCCCTGATTGAGAAAACGAAGAAGAAAAAAGTCGGCATTCTGGGCCTTTCATTCAAGGCGGAGACCGACGACATGAGGGAGAGTCCTATAGTAAAGGTGCTGGAAGTCCTGGTCGGCAAAGGCTACCGGGTCCTGGTTCACGACAAGAACATCGATTTGAAGAAACTTCTGGGTGCGAACAGGAAATTCCTTGAGAAGGAAGTTCCCTATCTCCCATCAATCATGTGCAGCACGATGGAAGAGGTTGTGAAGAGGTCCGACGTGATCGTGCTAGCCAATGAGAACCCGGATTTCAAGAAAGTGGTCGAGCTCATCGACAAGAACCAAATACTCATAGACCTTGTGCGAATGCTCAGAGAAGACCAGGTGACAAGAGGGAAGTATTTTGGCCTCACGTGA